The bacterium nucleotide sequence TTCCTGAATGGCAAGCGCCAGGTAGAGCCGGCAAGCCAGGTATCGCCAACCATAAAGTAGGGAGTGCCGTCGGCATACACCCAGGCATGCCCGTTCGCAGAAGCGCGCAAAAATCCACGCCGGTTGGGATTTTCCTCTTTCTGCTGATCGCTCCAGGCCACTGCCTCGAAGCTGCCGGTTTTGCCGTTCAGCCCGTTATCATCCGGCTGGTTCGAATGGCTGATCCAATTCCACGTGCCGGGATTTTCAGCCGCAACTCGAACGAGAAAACTATTCCCGCCGTTCCAAAATCCATAAACCCGTTTGGAAAAACCGGGACCTGTGAGTTCCACCCAGCAGGTAACATCCTGGTAGTAATTGCTATAATCCTTTTCGGCTGTCAATGTTATCTCATGCATCTCCCAGACGTGTATCCTGGTATGGTTTCTTGCATCAGCACAGAGAGGATAGAATAGAAGAAGAAGAAAAGAGAACCGGTGAAAACCGGTCAAACAGAAAAATTTCATTGGTTTCTCCACGCGCACTCAGATTACCGGGCCAAATTAAAATGCAATTTTGCAGCGTATTTACCGGCCTGGTTTTCAGAAGCATAGAAAGAGGCGACTAATGCTCCCAGCGGTCGAACCAGTAATCCTTTTGTCTCACCGTTTATCAAGCGCTCCATCACCGGTCTGGAAATAGTAATGAAATTTGTAGCACCAACAGTTTGATGTTTCCCACCATTTTGTCTGGAACGTTCCAAACCATCGGTCAGACTCAGCAGCTGGTGGTTGGCGGATTTCACAACTATGCTTGAATATAGCTTTTTGCGGATTCGCGAGCAAGTCATTTGTAACCGCAGTGGCGATTTTGACCCTTGACGGGTTTGCCATAATTTTGTAGCATACGCTATATGCATAATCGTCAGTTTATTAACGGGCAAGGTATGGCGTGTGTGCTTCTGCGGCAAAAATGTACCGGCCCCGCAATCCGGAGGCTTCGCCCTTTTTCGCATTGGTGCGAGACCATTTTGACGCGTTCGAGCGAGTTTACGACGAGCGGTTCCAGCCGAAATATGGCTATTGGCGGCCGATCATTCGTACGGCCATCGACAAGTATGTAAAGTGCGGGGATCTGCGGGAGGGATTTGCGCGTGTGCGCTGCCCGGATTGCGGCAAAGAGTATTTCGTGGTGTTTTCGTGTCGGCA carries:
- a CDS encoding transposase zinc-binding domain-containing protein, which encodes MYRPRNPEASPFFALVRDHFDAFERVYDERFQPKYGYWRPIIRTAIDKYVKCGDLREGFARVRCPDCGKEYFVVFSCRQRCCCPSCDQKRSLLLGLRLAEEVFAPVSHRQWVLTMPKRLR